The following are encoded in a window of Bacteroidota bacterium genomic DNA:
- a CDS encoding site-2 protease family protein, protein MSEVSNSSISTPIPGRTPVQRLFDRALGKQRLWLHITLFVLTFFTTTVAGVQWRGLAHDLGDIANLHFGFEYAALILAFLTAHEFGHFIAARIHGVDATLPYYIPFPGYMSGQINFGTLGAVIRTRSRVPSNKVMFDIGVAGPISGFIACIIILAIGFATLPGIEYLQQIHPGYPNVPSGPGVMELTFGKTIFFTIMEKLFANSNGYIPPMTEIYHYPMLCAGWFGLFVTALNLLPVGQLDGGHLTYTLFGRRAHRTIGQLTAIGLFAISLPSAALYIFDTPPGWLQSLMIPGGEMWLMWAIITTLIIRFHHPPSEDESPLDLRRSIIGYIAILIFILCFTPSPLVVTGQ, encoded by the coding sequence ATGTCCGAGGTCTCTAACTCATCGATCTCCACCCCGATTCCGGGTCGAACGCCAGTCCAGCGCTTATTCGATCGTGCGCTCGGCAAGCAGCGGCTCTGGCTGCACATCACGCTATTCGTCCTCACGTTCTTCACCACGACCGTTGCGGGTGTTCAGTGGCGCGGGCTTGCACACGATCTCGGCGATATTGCGAATCTCCACTTCGGATTTGAATACGCTGCGCTCATCCTTGCATTCCTGACAGCGCACGAGTTCGGGCATTTCATCGCCGCGCGAATTCATGGCGTTGATGCGACACTCCCCTACTATATTCCATTTCCGGGCTATATGTCGGGCCAGATCAACTTTGGTACACTCGGCGCCGTAATCCGGACCCGCTCTCGGGTGCCATCGAACAAAGTTATGTTCGATATCGGCGTTGCCGGACCAATCTCCGGCTTCATCGCTTGCATTATCATACTTGCCATCGGCTTTGCGACGCTGCCCGGTATCGAGTATCTGCAACAGATTCACCCCGGCTATCCGAATGTGCCCAGCGGGCCTGGTGTAATGGAGTTGACCTTCGGTAAGACCATCTTCTTCACGATCATGGAGAAGCTCTTCGCAAATTCCAATGGATACATCCCGCCCATGACGGAGATCTATCACTACCCGATGCTCTGCGCTGGCTGGTTCGGATTATTCGTGACAGCTCTGAATCTGCTGCCTGTCGGACAGCTCGATGGTGGACACTTGACTTACACGCTCTTCGGTCGCCGCGCCCATCGCACGATCGGACAACTGACCGCGATCGGACTTTTCGCAATCTCTTTGCCGTCGGCGGCGCTTTATATCTTCGACACCCCGCCGGGATGGCTGCAAAGCCTTATGATTCCCGGCGGAGAAATGTGGCTCATGTGGGCGATCATTACAACGCTCATCATTCGCTTCCATCACCCGCCTTCCGAGGACGAGAGTCCGTTGGACCTTCGCCGTTCGATTATTGGCTACATCGCGATCCTGATCTTCATCCTCTGCTTCACACCCTCACCGCTCGTCGTGACGGGACAGTAG
- a CDS encoding DUF6252 family protein has protein sequence MALFRPILLCILVTAFFISCSSNPAAPPASSGSIAKGDTARHALRITPDSSTAQPHSTVTFKISATPSPLPKPYTITWLVDTVRMFRTSLDTCSFTFNVSGKHSIKAVYVDSTGVARDSARTIITIMTRDTAIDTSTFALPSTLGSFKFVRNGDTLDRANVPSYCDAMASYYNEYFDGTPGNRIAIGFNYSSTQYSSRGDFGLTIWCGLTKGLVPATYAITSNADQTGCWASERSVDNWYSSVHASGYFTITNIDTVQNMMSGSFSVVVVETTPNNPNVFDTLKGTFRNVCFHSGLFGQGSMTATAGTLQFKPNPNRDDPTVDYIVGSDQLVVHCVELDATQQSLQLNVYAPAVGIFPLTWAIKSGTGFAQYSAGMDVYSNMYGGSGTLTITKFDTVARRMSGTFSFTAQTSSHQSITITNGVIDNMMFARE, from the coding sequence ATGGCTCTGTTTCGCCCAATCCTACTCTGCATTCTGGTCACAGCATTCTTCATTTCCTGCTCATCAAATCCTGCTGCGCCGCCTGCATCTTCCGGTTCCATCGCCAAAGGCGACACGGCTCGGCATGCGCTCCGAATCACCCCTGATTCGAGCACGGCCCAGCCTCACAGCACAGTCACGTTCAAGATTTCCGCAACGCCCAGCCCCTTGCCAAAGCCTTACACCATTACGTGGTTAGTTGACACAGTGCGCATGTTTCGCACGAGCCTCGACACATGTTCGTTTACATTCAATGTCTCCGGAAAGCATTCGATCAAGGCGGTGTACGTGGATTCCACTGGCGTTGCGCGCGATTCTGCGCGGACCATCATCACAATCATGACGAGGGACACCGCAATTGACACGTCAACATTTGCGTTGCCATCCACGCTCGGCTCGTTCAAGTTTGTTCGCAATGGCGATACGCTCGATCGCGCGAACGTCCCATCCTATTGCGACGCGATGGCCAGCTACTACAATGAATATTTCGACGGTACGCCGGGAAACCGCATCGCCATTGGCTTCAATTATTCCTCGACACAATATAGTAGTCGTGGCGATTTCGGGTTGACGATTTGGTGCGGATTGACGAAGGGCCTTGTGCCCGCAACCTATGCCATTACAAGCAACGCAGACCAAACGGGCTGCTGGGCCAGCGAGCGGAGCGTCGATAACTGGTACTCTTCCGTACATGCGAGCGGCTACTTTACAATCACGAACATTGACACGGTCCAGAACATGATGTCCGGTTCGTTTTCGGTTGTCGTCGTGGAAACGACTCCGAACAATCCGAATGTGTTCGACACGCTGAAGGGCACGTTCCGGAATGTCTGTTTTCACAGTGGATTGTTCGGACAGGGCTCGATGACAGCCACTGCCGGAACCCTCCAGTTCAAGCCGAACCCAAACCGCGATGATCCGACGGTCGATTACATCGTCGGCAGCGATCAACTGGTTGTGCACTGTGTCGAGCTGGATGCAACGCAGCAAAGCCTTCAGTTGAACGTCTATGCTCCAGCAGTCGGCATATTCCCGCTCACGTGGGCGATAAAGTCCGGAACCGGCTTCGCGCAATACAGCGCAGGCATGGATGTATATTCCAACATGTATGGCGGAAGCGGCACGCTTACCATCACAAAATTCGATACCGTCGCACGCCGGATGTCCGGTACCTTCTCATTTACAGCGCAGACCAGTAGCCATCAGTCGATTACAATTACGAACGGCGTGATCGATAATATGATGTTCGCGAGGGAGTAA
- a CDS encoding fumarylacetoacetate hydrolase family protein — protein sequence MRLIFDRPSEEEYEAGTVFCVGRNFVEHAEELGNEVPQDPIIFTKPYNAIRHGSYNIIEYPPRTKELHFEGELILLLRGGGRNIQAYSAADVIAGYGVGLDLTMRDFQNEAKRKGLPWTVAKGFDGAAQISHFIPFESAPPFEELGFSLWVNDELRQRASTNQMIFSPEMLMPYISRFFAVRPGDLLFTGTPRGTGPLAIEDKIIMQLHTANPDEVLLDFHAQVTEWG from the coding sequence ATGAGGCTAATTTTCGATCGTCCCAGTGAAGAAGAGTACGAAGCAGGAACGGTCTTCTGTGTCGGACGCAATTTCGTCGAGCATGCCGAAGAACTCGGCAATGAAGTGCCACAAGACCCGATTATTTTTACGAAGCCGTACAATGCCATCCGGCATGGCTCATATAACATCATCGAGTATCCGCCGCGTACAAAGGAACTTCATTTCGAGGGCGAACTCATCCTGCTACTGCGCGGGGGCGGTCGAAATATTCAGGCTTACAGTGCAGCCGACGTCATTGCCGGCTATGGCGTCGGGCTTGACCTGACAATGCGCGATTTCCAAAATGAAGCGAAGCGCAAAGGCTTGCCCTGGACCGTCGCAAAAGGCTTCGACGGCGCAGCACAGATCAGCCATTTTATTCCGTTCGAATCGGCGCCGCCATTCGAAGAGCTTGGCTTTTCACTCTGGGTCAACGATGAGCTTCGACAGCGCGCATCAACGAACCAGATGATCTTTTCTCCAGAGATGCTGATGCCGTATATCTCGAGATTCTTCGCCGTCCGACCCGGCGATCTTCTCTTCACTGGGACACCCCGCGGCACCGGTCCTCTGGCAATCGAAGACAAGATCATCATGCAGCTACATACCGCAAATCCAGACGAAGTACTGCTCGATTTTCACGCGCAAGTAACAGAATGGGGATGA
- the ruvX gene encoding Holliday junction resolvase RuvX, whose translation MALDYGTKRVGVAISDQGRMLASARGTIPNDQNLIRTIVALVQAESVRTVLLGIPRTLKNTESAMTSEVLKFRKRLQAALDPIGVAVVARDERLTSIIAGTNIAERGMSKSRREQKGLHDEEAARIILQEYLDSSGNRAL comes from the coding sequence ATGGCGCTCGACTACGGCACGAAACGAGTGGGCGTCGCCATTTCGGATCAAGGCCGAATGCTTGCCTCGGCTCGGGGCACGATCCCGAACGATCAGAATCTTATTCGAACGATCGTTGCATTGGTGCAGGCAGAGTCCGTTCGCACAGTGCTGCTCGGAATCCCACGCACACTTAAGAATACGGAGAGCGCCATGACAAGCGAAGTCCTGAAATTTCGGAAACGACTTCAGGCTGCGCTTGATCCGATTGGCGTTGCGGTGGTGGCACGTGACGAGCGACTGACTTCCATCATTGCGGGGACCAATATCGCCGAGCGCGGCATGAGTAAATCGCGCCGCGAGCAAAAAGGGCTGCACGATGAGGAGGCAGCGCGGATCATTTTGCAGGAGTATTTGGACAGTTCTGGAAACCGGGCGCTCTGA
- a CDS encoding bifunctional (p)ppGpp synthetase/guanosine-3',5'-bis(diphosphate) 3'-pyrophosphohydrolase, with the protein MAAEILTTTRSTAPSIDGDERRTPAKDGRPADARAQEGRNPEGRGPEGRAARWSSATNDELYADKLNDLLAACRKNLRALDEELIIRAFRLCYEAHKNDRRASGEPYFIHPFEVSMIVAQEIPLDDISIVSALLHDVVEDTVYQLSEIREEFGNEVADIVDGATKITDIFKSREITQAESYRKLLLSMVGDVRVMLVKFADRLHNMRTIEYLPPERQFRMAKETLDIYAPFANRFGLGRIKWEMEDLAFKVLNREAFNDIKKALAEKRIERETYIASFIEPIVEALNEQKFKFEIVGRPKHLFSIYNKMIRLGKGLDEVYDLFAIRILLDTPNDNDCFAVFGMVSSIYTPVPERFKNYISLPKKNGYQSIHTTVIGPNGRMVEVQIRTRAMNEIAEKGVAAHWKYKEHITAADPDLEEWVKWVRDVFEQHGEDAPSVLLESFKLNLYQDEIYVFTPKGELRILPKGATAVDFAFEIHSQVGLRTIGAKVNGRIVPLHQKLSSGDQIEIITSKNQSPTSDWEKFVVTHKARSHIRRFLNDEQRVRIQQGRDLWRKRLEKARLHVNDDMLVRFASSTPLGTLSKFYAAIGVADIEIEDYLKRLKDWLRPGSAKDDRGAEKRDEPTTVSYMEHSRATTGILIQGRKDNLLYSYAKCCNPVPGDEVIGVVTIGKGVKIHRTSCKNIQKLQASGEERLIDVSWPSTEEGADYLVGVRVFGEDRPGMLSDLTHVISSYNNTNIRSVNIDSKDAMFDGKMTVFVKNTYHLARLVEKLRKVRGVTSVERFEE; encoded by the coding sequence ATGGCCGCAGAAATATTGACAACAACGAGGTCAACCGCACCATCCATTGATGGCGATGAACGCCGCACGCCGGCGAAGGACGGGCGTCCTGCCGATGCTCGCGCCCAGGAAGGGCGCAACCCGGAAGGACGCGGCCCGGAAGGACGCGCTGCGCGGTGGAGCAGCGCAACGAATGATGAGTTGTATGCCGATAAGCTAAATGATCTTCTCGCCGCATGCCGCAAGAATCTTCGTGCGCTCGATGAAGAGCTAATTATTCGTGCGTTTCGGCTATGCTACGAAGCGCATAAGAACGACCGGCGCGCCTCTGGCGAGCCATATTTCATCCATCCGTTCGAGGTTTCGATGATCGTCGCGCAGGAAATCCCGCTCGATGATATTTCAATCGTCTCCGCACTGCTGCATGATGTGGTTGAGGACACCGTCTATCAACTCTCGGAGATCCGCGAAGAATTTGGCAATGAAGTCGCGGACATTGTGGATGGAGCCACGAAGATAACCGATATTTTCAAGTCCCGCGAAATCACACAGGCCGAGAGCTATCGAAAGCTCCTGCTCTCGATGGTCGGCGATGTTCGCGTCATGCTCGTCAAATTTGCCGATCGCCTGCACAATATGCGGACGATTGAATACTTGCCGCCGGAGCGGCAGTTCCGCATGGCAAAGGAGACGCTCGATATTTACGCTCCCTTTGCCAATCGCTTCGGACTTGGTCGCATCAAGTGGGAAATGGAGGACCTCGCGTTCAAGGTCCTGAACCGCGAAGCCTTCAATGACATCAAGAAAGCCCTGGCCGAAAAGCGGATCGAGCGCGAAACCTATATCGCGAGCTTTATCGAGCCGATTGTCGAGGCGCTGAACGAGCAGAAATTCAAATTCGAAATTGTCGGGCGGCCGAAGCATCTCTTCTCGATCTACAACAAGATGATCCGTTTAGGGAAAGGCCTTGACGAAGTCTACGATCTTTTTGCGATCCGCATTTTACTCGATACGCCCAACGATAACGATTGCTTCGCAGTCTTTGGCATGGTTTCATCGATCTATACGCCTGTCCCTGAGCGATTCAAGAATTACATCTCTCTGCCGAAGAAGAATGGCTACCAGTCCATTCACACAACCGTAATCGGGCCTAATGGTCGTATGGTGGAAGTTCAGATTCGCACGCGGGCGATGAATGAGATTGCGGAAAAAGGAGTCGCGGCGCACTGGAAATACAAAGAGCATATCACAGCCGCCGATCCTGATTTGGAGGAGTGGGTCAAGTGGGTCCGCGATGTCTTCGAGCAGCATGGCGAAGATGCCCCGAGTGTCCTGCTCGAAAGTTTCAAGCTGAACCTCTACCAGGACGAGATATACGTTTTTACGCCGAAGGGTGAGCTGCGTATACTTCCGAAGGGCGCTACAGCGGTCGATTTTGCATTTGAAATCCACTCACAAGTGGGGCTTCGTACGATCGGCGCGAAAGTGAATGGACGCATTGTCCCGCTGCATCAAAAGCTTTCGAGCGGCGATCAGATCGAAATCATCACGTCGAAGAACCAGTCGCCCACATCGGACTGGGAGAAGTTCGTCGTCACCCATAAAGCGCGCTCGCACATTCGCCGATTCTTGAACGACGAGCAGCGCGTGCGCATCCAGCAAGGCCGCGATCTCTGGCGTAAACGTCTCGAGAAAGCGCGACTGCACGTCAATGACGATATGCTGGTCCGCTTTGCCTCCTCCACGCCGCTTGGAACTCTGAGCAAGTTTTACGCGGCCATTGGCGTGGCAGATATCGAGATCGAAGACTATCTCAAGCGCCTGAAAGATTGGCTGCGTCCCGGGAGCGCGAAGGACGATCGTGGAGCCGAGAAACGTGACGAGCCAACAACGGTCTCCTATATGGAGCACTCACGTGCCACAACGGGCATCCTGATTCAGGGCCGAAAGGATAATCTGCTCTATAGCTATGCAAAGTGCTGCAATCCTGTGCCGGGAGATGAAGTGATTGGAGTCGTGACGATTGGCAAGGGCGTCAAGATTCACCGCACGAGCTGCAAGAACATCCAGAAGCTGCAGGCCAGCGGAGAAGAGCGGCTGATCGATGTCTCGTGGCCGAGCACGGAAGAAGGCGCGGACTACTTAGTCGGCGTTCGCGTTTTTGGCGAGGACCGCCCTGGGATGCTCAGCGATCTCACACACGTAATCTCAAGCTACAACAATACGAATATCCGCTCGGTCAATATCGATTCGAAGGACGCGATGTTCGATGGCAAGATGACGGTCTTTGTCAAAAACACATATCATCTCGCGCGGTTGGTCGAGAAGCTCCGTAAAGTCCGTGGCGTCACCAGCGTGGAACGATTCGAAGAATGA
- a CDS encoding MqnA/MqnD/SBP family protein translates to MNLLQIGHSPDPDDAFMFYGFATKKATIPGYEIDHVLDDIQSLNVRAMSGELPVTAISAHAYPYVADKYWIMKTGASMGEGYGPIIVSKKYKTIQELEADPNAVIAQPGKLTTANLLLRAWFGHIQSREMAFDAIISAVLDGSVDAGLLIHEGQITWKDYGLNKLADFGEIWQEKTGGLPLPLGLDCVRKDLGEEMARIISQSLRDSIKWAYQDEKESVEYALQWGRGIDADTGARFVKMYVNDVTIDMGERGKKALEYLFRLGSEAGIIPEVGEIHLY, encoded by the coding sequence TTGAACTTATTACAAATCGGCCACTCCCCGGATCCCGACGATGCTTTCATGTTTTACGGCTTTGCCACCAAGAAGGCAACCATCCCGGGATACGAGATCGACCACGTGCTCGATGATATTCAGTCGCTGAACGTTCGCGCGATGTCAGGCGAACTGCCTGTTACGGCGATCAGCGCGCATGCCTATCCGTATGTGGCCGACAAATACTGGATTATGAAAACCGGCGCCTCAATGGGTGAAGGCTATGGTCCGATTATCGTCTCGAAGAAGTATAAGACGATTCAAGAACTCGAAGCTGACCCGAATGCGGTCATCGCGCAACCCGGCAAGCTGACCACGGCGAATCTTTTACTTCGCGCCTGGTTTGGGCATATCCAGTCTCGCGAAATGGCGTTCGATGCCATCATTAGCGCCGTGCTCGATGGCTCCGTAGATGCAGGATTGCTCATCCATGAAGGCCAAATCACCTGGAAAGACTATGGCTTGAACAAGCTGGCCGATTTCGGAGAAATCTGGCAAGAGAAGACCGGCGGCTTGCCACTTCCGCTCGGACTCGATTGCGTGCGCAAAGACCTGGGCGAAGAGATGGCTCGCATCATTTCACAATCACTTCGCGATTCAATTAAGTGGGCCTATCAGGACGAAAAAGAATCCGTCGAATACGCACTGCAATGGGGCCGCGGCATCGATGCGGACACTGGCGCTCGATTCGTCAAAATGTATGTCAATGATGTAACCATCGACATGGGCGAGCGCGGCAAAAAGGCGCTGGAGTACCTATTCCGCTTGGGATCGGAAGCTGGGATTATTCCTGAAGTCGGTGAAATACACCTGTATTAA
- a CDS encoding HIT family protein: MTMTNEDCIFCKIVRGDFPSWKVFESASHIAFLTPFPNTPGFTVVIPKAHETGAILSMDEEKYLDLMMAARNVAHTLERALNCKRVGLIAEGMGVDHAHVKLIPMHGIPDGPWKPILSKEPRFTEIYQGYLTTHDGPRMPDAELTRVQNLILSA, encoded by the coding sequence ATGACCATGACCAATGAGGACTGCATCTTTTGCAAGATTGTCCGCGGCGACTTTCCATCCTGGAAGGTCTTCGAGTCGGCGTCACATATAGCGTTCTTAACTCCTTTCCCGAACACCCCCGGCTTTACTGTCGTCATCCCCAAAGCACATGAGACCGGTGCGATCCTCTCAATGGACGAAGAAAAGTACTTGGACCTGATGATGGCTGCGCGGAATGTCGCCCATACCCTGGAACGCGCACTGAACTGCAAGCGCGTTGGGTTGATTGCCGAAGGGATGGGTGTGGACCACGCTCATGTGAAGCTCATTCCGATGCACGGCATTCCTGATGGTCCCTGGAAACCGATCCTCAGTAAAGAACCGCGTTTTACCGAAATCTATCAGGGCTATCTCACCACCCACGATGGTCCACGGATGCCGGACGCTGAACTCACTCGAGTCCAAAACCTCATATTAAGTGCCTGA
- a CDS encoding glycosyltransferase, which yields MNIYYLSGLFLLAVLIYFVEHALYAIGVFRAMREPSDDLDIANRDADLSPLPSCTVLVCARDEELNIDRCLASLEKIDYPKDRLQVLIVDDKSTDRTPQILEAWKQRMPNLQVLRTGEEIMHMRGKVNALTQGMDHATGEFVMITDADSHVRPNWVRQYLKYYHDDTGMVASITLLDVKYFLDGIQSIDWSYLLGLAMASANVNIPLSVIGNNISVRRAAYEDVGGYRTIPFSVTEDYALFQAIWRKKPWKVSFPLHGDLTVMSQPCPNFRAWWRQKHRWVKGGESLKALGYLIFIIGLLGHAAMIAALFVLPVAAALAVIAIKWSADLLIILPVLTRTSKQSLLKFFPIYEVYLALFIFSMPIMMMQKNVKWKGRVYKH from the coding sequence ATGAATATCTACTATCTTTCGGGTTTGTTTCTGCTGGCCGTCTTGATCTACTTTGTCGAGCATGCTCTGTATGCCATCGGGGTCTTTCGGGCAATGCGAGAACCAAGTGATGATCTCGATATAGCCAATCGCGATGCGGATCTGTCGCCATTGCCAAGTTGTACGGTTCTTGTCTGCGCGCGCGATGAAGAGCTGAACATCGACCGATGCCTTGCATCACTCGAGAAAATCGATTATCCAAAAGACCGACTTCAGGTCTTGATTGTTGATGATAAATCGACCGACCGCACGCCGCAAATTCTCGAAGCGTGGAAGCAACGCATGCCAAACTTGCAGGTTCTCCGAACCGGTGAAGAAATCATGCACATGCGCGGCAAAGTCAATGCGCTCACGCAAGGCATGGATCACGCTACCGGGGAATTTGTCATGATCACTGATGCTGACAGCCACGTCCGGCCAAACTGGGTACGGCAATATCTGAAGTACTATCACGATGACACAGGAATGGTCGCGAGCATCACGCTGCTCGATGTGAAGTACTTTCTCGATGGCATCCAGTCGATCGACTGGTCGTATCTGCTCGGACTCGCAATGGCCAGCGCGAACGTGAATATTCCACTCAGCGTCATCGGCAATAACATCTCGGTGCGCCGTGCCGCCTATGAAGATGTTGGTGGATATCGAACAATTCCGTTCAGCGTGACAGAAGACTATGCACTGTTCCAGGCCATCTGGCGCAAGAAGCCCTGGAAGGTCAGCTTCCCGCTCCATGGCGACCTCACGGTAATGAGCCAGCCCTGCCCGAACTTCCGTGCCTGGTGGCGGCAGAAGCACCGATGGGTCAAGGGTGGCGAAAGCCTGAAGGCGCTCGGGTACCTTATTTTTATCATTGGTCTTCTTGGTCACGCCGCGATGATCGCCGCACTCTTCGTGCTGCCCGTCGCCGCAGCGCTTGCCGTCATCGCGATAAAATGGTCCGCCGACCTGCTCATCATCCTGCCTGTGCTCACCCGGACCAGCAAGCAATCGTTGCTGAAGTTCTTTCCGATCTATGAAGTTTATCTTGCCCTCTTTATCTTTTCGATGCCAATCATGATGATGCAGAAGAATGTCAAGTGGAAGGGGCGGGTGTACAAGCATTGA
- a CDS encoding 3-hydroxyacyl-CoA dehydrogenase/enoyl-CoA hydratase family protein: MKAIETVGVVGAGTMGAAIAQKFAQEGFTVILHDRTLGFVERGMAALKASLAEGVARKVFTSDQVEDILGRIHGTAEATDLAVCDLVVEAIFEDLEAKKALFAKLSAILRDEAIIATNTSSFSVSVLAKSVSNRARFCGVHYFFHAAKNRLVEIIPGECTSPETVQALQRFAFETGKDPIVCRDRPGFVVNRFFVPWLNEAARLLEEGIAGENPAEATRIIDSVCRSTFQIGMGPFALMNATGVAIAYHAERTLESLGPLYAVAKVLRDQGSKGNPWEIAEDTADSAPVNPDVEQAIRDRMLGVVFFVCGELLAEDVCTPSELNRGARIGLAWRKGPIEMMQAAGRDTVDRMINAIAKRYESEVLQGIATAFEPMQFVSLRYSARTAIITFERPEDLNALNEDVITQLSERFEEAARDPRCDTIVLTGTGKAFVAGADIGFFIKNIRKGSIERIIEFTERAQQVFDRIDRCPKRVIALLNGLTLGGGLELALCADEIYALKDAQLAFPETGIGIYPGLGGTQRTVRRTGKGIAKYLIFTGEMLGATDAAQVGLIDSVIESDEYFQILQGNMTRRQLEQASATHPWAAINSLFEEVTVDKLISDQPLSSGLANDEIDRFRKRIRQKAPIALHVAERLVNEARGCFSELEELPAIFRTSDALLGLSSVGKKVTFTGN; the protein is encoded by the coding sequence ATGAAAGCGATTGAGACAGTTGGCGTGGTCGGCGCCGGGACAATGGGCGCGGCGATTGCGCAGAAATTTGCACAAGAAGGATTCACGGTTATCCTGCATGACCGAACGCTGGGTTTTGTCGAGCGTGGCATGGCTGCACTCAAAGCAAGTCTAGCTGAAGGAGTGGCTCGCAAGGTATTCACCAGCGATCAGGTAGAAGACATTCTAGGGCGAATCCACGGCACGGCGGAGGCAACGGACCTTGCAGTCTGTGATCTCGTCGTCGAAGCAATCTTTGAAGATCTCGAAGCCAAAAAGGCGCTCTTCGCAAAATTGAGTGCTATCCTGCGCGACGAGGCGATCATTGCCACGAACACGTCATCGTTCTCCGTATCGGTCCTTGCGAAGTCCGTATCGAATCGAGCTCGGTTCTGCGGAGTACACTACTTCTTCCATGCAGCAAAGAACCGGCTCGTCGAGATCATCCCGGGAGAATGCACATCCCCTGAGACAGTCCAGGCGCTGCAACGGTTTGCATTCGAGACCGGAAAAGACCCGATCGTATGCCGTGACCGGCCAGGGTTTGTAGTGAATCGTTTCTTTGTACCATGGCTGAATGAGGCAGCGCGGCTGCTTGAAGAAGGTATTGCAGGCGAAAATCCTGCCGAAGCCACGCGAATCATCGACAGTGTTTGCCGCTCCACGTTCCAAATTGGCATGGGGCCGTTCGCGTTGATGAACGCCACCGGCGTGGCCATCGCGTATCATGCGGAACGGACGCTCGAATCGCTCGGGCCGCTCTATGCTGTTGCGAAGGTACTAAGAGACCAGGGCTCGAAAGGCAACCCATGGGAGATCGCTGAAGATACCGCCGATTCTGCACCGGTCAATCCGGATGTTGAGCAAGCGATTCGCGACCGGATGCTCGGCGTGGTATTCTTTGTTTGCGGCGAACTGCTTGCCGAGGACGTCTGCACGCCTTCGGAACTGAATCGCGGAGCTCGCATCGGTCTGGCATGGCGTAAGGGGCCGATTGAGATGATGCAGGCGGCTGGCCGTGATACTGTGGATCGGATGATTAATGCAATCGCCAAACGGTATGAGTCCGAGGTGCTACAGGGAATCGCAACGGCATTCGAGCCGATGCAATTTGTGTCGCTTCGCTATTCTGCCCGCACGGCGATTATCACGTTCGAGCGACCCGAGGATCTGAACGCATTGAACGAAGATGTCATCACGCAGCTCTCGGAGCGATTCGAAGAAGCTGCGCGCGACCCGCGCTGCGACACGATCGTACTTACGGGAACAGGCAAAGCATTCGTAGCCGGTGCGGATATTGGGTTCTTTATCAAAAACATTCGCAAAGGAAGCATCGAGCGCATCATCGAATTTACCGAGCGTGCGCAACAAGTATTTGATCGCATCGACCGCTGCCCAAAGCGGGTGATTGCGCTGCTAAACGGTCTGACGCTGGGCGGCGGACTCGAGCTCGCGCTGTGCGCCGATGAAATATACGCGCTCAAGGATGCTCAACTTGCGTTTCCTGAGACTGGTATCGGTATCTATCCCGGACTCGGTGGTACGCAACGTACCGTGCGCCGAACCGGAAAAGGGATTGCGAAATATCTCATCTTCACGGGCGAGATGCTCGGTGCCACCGATGCCGCTCAGGTGGGGCTGATCGATAGCGTCATCGAGTCCGATGAGTATTTCCAGATATTACAGGGTAACATGACCCGGCGGCAACTCGAGCAGGCTTCTGCCACACATCCCTGGGCTGCGATCAATAGTCTCTTCGAGGAAGTGACGGTGGATAAGCTGATCAGTGATCAACCGCTTTCGAGCGGCCTGGCCAATGATGAAATCGACCGATTCCGTAAGCGCATTCGCCAGAAGGCGCCGATCGCGCTTCACGTTGCCGAACGGCTCGTCAACGAGGCCAGAGGTTGTTTTTCCGAACTCGAAGAACTTCCGGCCATCTTCCGCACAAGCGATGCCTTGTTAGGGCTCAGCTCGGTAGGGAAGAAGGTAACTTTCACTGGCAATTAG